One window of the Salvia splendens isolate huo1 chromosome 1, SspV2, whole genome shotgun sequence genome contains the following:
- the LOC121748489 gene encoding WRKY transcription factor 44-like has protein sequence MMEIKEKEKIVIAKPVACRPRFSNPKSLSVLLSVTTDASPPPANTEAATVIRPTTVRFKPDSILDLDEAAACIPTKRDLESNTACSVVYKPIAKLVSRTTVSLLSNLGGNGIAPTQEVGEDGNRVNSNQVTHQSGTKLEIHPDFPTQSEHRATTPVENHAQETKFSIPANIRDRTSYDGHNWRKYGQKQVKGSEYPRSYYKCTYPNCPVKKKVEKSLDGQIAEIVYNGEHNHLKPQPPDHTPADGHTQTPVYDAARKEVQSHVINQQAEAVRAHQGGSDIQDFTESSNQSTFSSTPPTNYTVASAACNAGPSVSHNSLGECDEVGRFVDAEGGAFRSKRTESDNQLPRASMAGEASSIVVQNHTDSGIIGDGYRWRKYGQKVVRGKMYPRSYYRCTHRDCNVRKYVERTSEDPGTFITTYEGKHSHAMPMKTANVEASKTSAKN, from the exons ATGATGGAAATCAAGGAGAAAGAGAAAATCGTGATAGCCAAACCAGTTGCATGTAGACCTCGTTTCTCCAATCCGAAATCCTTATCTGTCCTTCTCTCTGTTACAACTGATGCTTCTCCACCTCCTGCTAATACTGAAGCTGCTACAGTCATAAGACCAACGACAGTGCGCTTTAAGCCTGACAGCATTCTTGATTTG GATGAGGCTGCAGCTTGCATTCCAACTAAAAGGGACCTAGAATCTAACACCGCGTGCAGTGTGGTCTACAAACCAATAGCTAAGCTTGTTTCAAGGACAACAGTTTCTCTCCTGTCAAATTTG GGGGGTAATGGTATTGCTCCTACACAAGAAGTTGGTGAGGACGGTAATAGAGTAAATTCAAACCAAGTAACTCACCAATCCGGCACCAAATTAGAGATCCATCCTGATTTCCCCACACAGTCGGAACATAGGGCAACTACTCCAGTAGAAAATCATGCTCAGGAAACCAAATTCTCAATCCCTGCAAACATCAGGGATCGGACTTCATATGATGGTCACAATTGGCGTAAATATGGACAGAAACAGGTTAAAGGAAGTGAGTATCCTCGAAGTTACTACAAGTGTACATACCCGAACTGTCCCGTAAAAAAGAAAGTAGAAAAATCGCTTGATGGACAGATTGCAGAGATAGTTTACAATGGTGAGCATAACCACTTAAAGCCCCAGCCACCTGATCACACTCCAGCAGATGGACACACACAGACACCAGTTTATGATGCCGCTCGGAAAGAGGTGCAAAGTCATGTGATAAATCAACAAGCTGAGGCAGTGAGAGCTCATCAAGGGGGATCAGACATTCAGGATTTTACTGAATCATCTAACCAGTCAACTTTTTCCAGTACTCCACCAACCAATTATACTGTTGCATCTGCAGCATGCAATGCTGGCCCCTCAGTGTCCCATAATTCGCTGGGTGAATGTGATGAAGTTGGTAGATTTGTCGATGCAGAAGGTGGTGCCTTCAGAAGCAAAAGAAC GGAATCCGACAACCAATTACCCAGAGCAAGTATGGCTGGGGAAGCCTCATCCATTGTCGTTCAGAACCATACTGATTCTGGCATAATCGGGGATGGATACCGCTGGAGGAAGTACGGCCAGAAAGTAGTGAGGGGAAAGATGTACCCTAG GAGTTACTACAGATGCACCCATCGGGACTGCAATGTGAGGAAGTATGTAGAGAGAACCTCTGAAGATCCAGGCACATTCATAACGACGTATGAGGGCAAACACAGCCATGCCATGCCAATGAAAACTGCAAATGTAGAGGCATCCAAGACAAGTGCCAAGAACTGA